A genome region from Parafrankia irregularis includes the following:
- a CDS encoding alpha/beta hydrolase family protein, producing MATTESTASSPSQAHSQASAQTPAQGSSAEKVAVPVGGDVVLGLRIMAQPDPAVPVVALLPAMALKAKFYVPLAKALFGAGLSVVLCDQRGYGDSTPGLREQPNFGYRELIEVDVPAVVTTIRARFPEAALYLFGHSLGGQLALFHAASAPAGVAGIITIGTGTPYWRAFGRRNWLEAYWKIQTIGLVARLRGHWPGGMLIGGAMSGQVMVDWARQSRTSWCRPRGSSRRHDDALRALSLPVLAISLDDDRLGPASNVDFLCSRMPVARLTRWHVVAASGVENRDHFAWIKDSAVIGKAAATWIASGRLPAAATAGSGPGIGATDGGGR from the coding sequence ATGGCCACCACCGAGTCGACGGCGTCATCACCGTCCCAGGCACATTCCCAGGCATCGGCGCAGACTCCGGCGCAGGGCTCGTCCGCCGAGAAGGTGGCCGTGCCGGTCGGCGGCGACGTCGTGCTGGGGCTGCGGATCATGGCCCAGCCCGACCCGGCCGTGCCCGTGGTCGCGCTGCTGCCCGCGATGGCGCTGAAGGCGAAGTTCTACGTGCCGCTGGCGAAGGCGCTGTTCGGCGCCGGCCTGTCGGTGGTGCTGTGTGACCAGCGCGGCTACGGCGACAGCACCCCCGGCCTGCGCGAGCAGCCGAACTTCGGCTACCGCGAGCTGATCGAGGTCGACGTCCCGGCGGTCGTCACCACGATCCGCGCCCGTTTCCCCGAGGCTGCGCTGTACCTGTTCGGCCACAGCCTCGGCGGGCAGCTCGCGCTGTTCCACGCGGCGTCCGCGCCGGCCGGTGTCGCCGGCATCATCACCATCGGCACCGGCACGCCCTACTGGCGGGCCTTCGGACGCCGCAACTGGCTCGAGGCGTACTGGAAGATCCAGACGATCGGTCTGGTCGCACGGCTGCGCGGCCACTGGCCGGGCGGGATGCTCATCGGCGGCGCGATGTCCGGCCAGGTCATGGTCGACTGGGCGCGGCAGTCGCGGACGAGCTGGTGCCGGCCGCGCGGCTCGTCGCGCCGCCACGACGACGCGCTGCGGGCGCTGAGCCTGCCGGTGCTCGCGATCTCGCTCGACGACGACCGGCTCGGCCCCGCCTCGAACGTGGATTTCCTGTGCTCCCGGATGCCGGTCGCCCGGCTGACCCGCTGGCACGTCGTGGCGGCCTCGGGAGTCGAGAACCGGGACCACTTCGCGTGGATCAAGGACAGCGCGGTCATCGGGAAGGCCGCCGCGACCTGGATCGCCAGCGGCCGGCTGCCCGCCGCGGCCACCGCGGGCTCCGGCCCGGGCATCGGCGCGACCGACGGGGGTGGCCGGTGA
- a CDS encoding AMP-dependent synthetase/ligase: MSQYTLGAGLVLPEDRGLYSLVDDRVRVTPELVVLSRPAASGWQDITYRELDAHARQVAAVLLHRGVGAGDRVGILGRTSYEWVVADLAVLAIGAITVPIFPTASAAQIAHIVADSGMTWCFAETPEHQELVAGAAAGALREAPWPLADLDSLTASDDTAHADGEVPAAGDGGAGEFERRRGAVRADSIATIVYTSGTTGMPKGCILTHGNLFASGANTVEHTGGLWRVWRPEHTVGTGADGDGTDASDVVTEQAATLLCLPLAHVFGRTILVACLYAGTRTGLLSAVTDLLPAMAGFRPTVLALVPYGLEKIRKGLRAAVDADTELAAVAAGLAQVSTGTGTGTGTGTGTDEPGGRPDEALLARVGAVFGGRLTHVISGGASLDNTTAAYYRGLGVHILNCYGLTEAATAVTVNQPETNRVGTVGQPIPGTTVGIAPDGEVLVAGPNVSPGYWRTGQDPLKAGTDPLQAGTDPSNPDAAGQDGTDAAPRWLYTGDLGRLDADGYLVITGRRKEILVTSGGKNVTPTLLEDRMRLHPLVADCMVVGEGRPFVAALVTLEPAVLAKLAAEAGLDLGTDRWWEHPALAERLRDAVDDTNSLVSRAESIRRIRVLPTQFTIADGHLTPSMKLRRAQIEAAFAAEIDELYTAAPEPAGPAPTEPATSAA; encoded by the coding sequence GTGTCGCAGTACACCCTGGGAGCGGGCCTCGTCCTTCCTGAGGACCGTGGCCTCTACTCCCTCGTCGACGACCGGGTGCGGGTCACCCCCGAACTGGTTGTCCTGAGCCGCCCGGCGGCGTCGGGCTGGCAGGACATCACCTACCGCGAGCTCGACGCCCACGCGCGCCAGGTCGCGGCGGTCCTGCTGCACCGGGGAGTCGGCGCGGGCGACCGCGTCGGCATCCTGGGCCGCACCAGCTACGAGTGGGTGGTGGCCGACCTCGCGGTGCTTGCGATCGGCGCGATCACCGTCCCGATCTTCCCGACCGCCTCCGCGGCCCAGATCGCCCACATCGTCGCCGATTCCGGGATGACGTGGTGCTTCGCCGAGACACCGGAGCATCAGGAGCTGGTGGCCGGCGCGGCGGCGGGCGCACTGCGGGAGGCGCCCTGGCCGCTGGCGGACCTCGACAGCCTGACGGCATCCGACGACACCGCCCACGCCGACGGCGAGGTGCCGGCCGCGGGCGACGGTGGCGCCGGCGAGTTCGAGCGGCGCCGCGGCGCCGTCCGCGCGGACTCGATCGCGACAATCGTCTACACCAGCGGAACCACCGGGATGCCCAAGGGCTGCATTCTCACCCACGGCAACCTGTTCGCGTCCGGCGCGAACACGGTCGAGCACACCGGCGGGCTGTGGCGCGTGTGGCGTCCGGAGCACACCGTCGGCACCGGTGCCGACGGAGACGGCACGGACGCCAGCGATGTCGTGACCGAGCAGGCCGCGACACTGCTCTGTCTGCCACTGGCGCACGTCTTCGGACGCACCATCCTGGTCGCCTGCCTGTACGCCGGGACCAGGACCGGGCTGCTCTCGGCCGTCACCGACCTGCTGCCCGCGATGGCCGGTTTCCGGCCGACCGTGCTGGCGCTCGTCCCGTACGGGCTGGAGAAGATCCGCAAGGGCCTGCGGGCAGCCGTCGACGCCGACACCGAGCTGGCCGCGGTCGCCGCGGGGCTGGCACAGGTCAGCACCGGCACCGGCACCGGCACCGGCACCGGCACCGGCACCGATGAGCCTGGCGGCCGCCCGGACGAAGCCCTGCTGGCCCGGGTCGGCGCCGTGTTCGGTGGGCGGCTGACCCACGTGATCAGCGGCGGCGCGTCGCTGGACAACACGACCGCGGCCTACTACCGCGGGCTCGGCGTGCACATCCTCAACTGTTACGGCCTGACCGAGGCCGCGACCGCCGTGACGGTCAACCAGCCCGAGACCAACCGGGTCGGCACCGTCGGCCAGCCCATCCCGGGAACGACCGTGGGCATCGCACCGGACGGCGAGGTGCTGGTCGCGGGCCCGAACGTCTCCCCCGGCTACTGGCGGACCGGCCAGGACCCGCTGAAGGCAGGCACAGACCCGCTGCAGGCGGGAACGGACCCGTCGAACCCCGACGCCGCCGGGCAGGACGGCACCGACGCCGCGCCCCGCTGGCTGTACACCGGCGACCTGGGCCGGCTCGACGCCGACGGCTACCTCGTCATCACCGGCCGGCGTAAGGAGATCCTGGTCACCAGCGGTGGCAAGAACGTCACGCCGACCCTGCTCGAGGACCGGATGCGGTTGCACCCGCTGGTCGCCGACTGCATGGTCGTCGGCGAGGGCCGCCCTTTCGTCGCCGCGCTGGTGACGCTGGAGCCGGCGGTGCTGGCGAAGCTGGCCGCCGAGGCCGGCCTCGACCTCGGCACCGACCGGTGGTGGGAGCACCCCGCCCTGGCGGAGCGGCTGCGCGACGCGGTCGACGACACGAACAGCCTGGTCTCCCGCGCCGAGTCGATCCGGCGTATCCGGGTGCTGCCGACCCAGTTCACCATCGCCGACGGCCATCTGACGCCCTCGATGAAGCTGCGCCGCGCACAGATCGAGGCCGCGTTCGCCGCCGAGATCGACGAGCTCTACACCGCCGCCCCCGAGCCGGCCGGCCCGGCGCCGACCGAACCGGCGACATCCGCCGCCTGA
- a CDS encoding acyl-CoA dehydrogenase family protein has product MTTAPATRPPAPAGTPEPAGSSPPAGPGADVAELARRTRAFVDDHVLPVERELVVAGRHMDDDVRVDLQRAARAAGVFGPLTPVGLGGLGLSNAGLAEVLEAAGRSLIGPTAVNCAAPDDGNMHLLAAVCTQAQAERYLHPLLRGETRSSIALTEPAPGAGSDPSMVRTSAVPVDGGWVIDGAKHFITGAEGAAFTICIARTEGGTTMFLVDQDNPGLRVGRRMPTLDHSAAGGHCEVTFADCFVPDDAVLGDVGAGLRYAQVRLAPSRLAFCMAWLGLAARAHEMAAAWITGRSSFGQRISDHGMAQAHVADNEIDIAAARALVRSVARVLDEEGLASSGARHGAAIAKTFVAEAVWRVLDRVVQLYGGLGICEDHLVARFLVEARGFRIYEGSSEVLRASIARRVLRAHSSPAPISPEEAR; this is encoded by the coding sequence ATGACCACCGCCCCGGCCACGCGTCCACCCGCGCCCGCCGGCACGCCCGAGCCCGCCGGTTCGTCCCCGCCCGCGGGCCCGGGGGCCGACGTCGCCGAGCTCGCCCGGCGCACCCGTGCCTTCGTCGACGACCACGTCCTGCCCGTCGAACGCGAGCTGGTCGTGGCGGGCCGGCACATGGACGACGACGTCCGGGTCGACCTGCAGCGCGCCGCCCGCGCGGCCGGGGTGTTCGGGCCGCTCACCCCGGTCGGGCTCGGCGGGCTGGGCCTGTCCAACGCCGGCCTCGCCGAGGTGCTCGAGGCGGCCGGGCGCAGCCTGATCGGCCCGACCGCGGTCAACTGCGCCGCACCCGACGACGGCAACATGCACCTGCTCGCCGCGGTGTGCACCCAGGCGCAGGCCGAGCGTTACCTGCACCCGCTGTTGCGCGGTGAGACCCGCTCCTCGATCGCGCTCACCGAGCCCGCGCCCGGCGCGGGCTCGGACCCGTCGATGGTCCGCACCAGCGCCGTCCCGGTCGACGGCGGCTGGGTCATCGACGGGGCGAAGCACTTCATCACCGGCGCCGAGGGCGCCGCGTTCACCATCTGCATCGCCCGCACCGAGGGCGGCACCACCATGTTCCTGGTCGACCAGGACAACCCGGGCCTGCGGGTCGGGCGCCGCATGCCGACCCTGGACCACAGCGCCGCGGGCGGGCACTGCGAGGTCACCTTCGCCGACTGCTTCGTCCCGGACGACGCCGTCCTCGGTGACGTCGGCGCCGGCCTGCGCTACGCCCAGGTGCGCCTCGCCCCGTCCCGGTTGGCGTTCTGCATGGCCTGGCTGGGCCTGGCCGCGCGGGCGCACGAGATGGCCGCCGCGTGGATCACCGGCCGCTCCTCGTTCGGCCAGCGGATCTCCGACCACGGCATGGCGCAGGCGCACGTCGCCGACAACGAGATCGACATCGCCGCCGCGCGGGCGCTGGTGCGGTCGGTGGCGCGGGTCCTCGACGAGGAGGGCCTGGCCAGCTCCGGCGCCCGCCACGGCGCCGCGATCGCGAAGACGTTCGTCGCCGAGGCGGTGTGGCGGGTGCTCGACCGGGTGGTCCAGCTCTACGGCGGGCTCGGTATCTGCGAGGACCACCTGGTCGCCCGCTTCCTGGTCGAGGCCCGCGGGTTCCGTATCTACGAGGGCTCGTCCGAGGTGCTGCGTGCCTCGATCGCCCGCCGGGTGCTGCGCGCGCACAGCAGCCCGGCTCCCATCAGCCCCGAGGAGGCCCGATGA
- a CDS encoding HAD-IA family hydrolase translates to MVEPFSTAPTAPRRHRTPGAAAALTVRAPRTAPPVRALWCDYGGVLTSPVADALSQVAAAAGVPAADLMAAIRQVAEPFGGTLIEPLELGILPQREWGLRVTAALAPHWTPRIDLTRFGDYWYVGRTVSTELFTLLARVRGEGVRVGMLTNSVREWEPHRRALAPDVDPFEVTVNSFEVGLRKPDPAIFRLAESIFRVPPESCLLIDDLGANCAAARVLGWQTIEHTTVADTLDVVHRLVFERH, encoded by the coding sequence GTGGTTGAACCGTTCAGCACGGCGCCCACCGCGCCGCGGCGACACCGGACGCCCGGCGCCGCCGCGGCCCTGACCGTGCGCGCACCGCGCACAGCGCCGCCGGTCCGAGCCCTGTGGTGTGACTACGGCGGTGTCCTCACCTCCCCCGTCGCCGACGCGCTCAGCCAGGTCGCGGCGGCTGCCGGGGTCCCCGCGGCGGATCTGATGGCGGCGATCCGCCAGGTCGCCGAGCCGTTCGGCGGCACCCTCATCGAGCCGCTCGAGCTGGGCATTCTGCCGCAGCGGGAATGGGGGCTGCGGGTGACGGCGGCACTCGCGCCCCACTGGACACCGCGCATTGACCTGACCCGCTTCGGCGACTACTGGTACGTCGGCCGGACCGTCAGCACGGAGCTGTTCACGCTGCTGGCGCGGGTGCGCGGTGAGGGCGTGCGGGTCGGCATGCTCACGAACAGCGTGCGTGAATGGGAGCCACACCGGCGGGCCCTCGCCCCGGATGTCGACCCGTTCGAGGTGACGGTCAACTCGTTCGAGGTGGGCCTGCGCAAGCCGGATCCGGCGATCTTCCGACTGGCCGAATCGATCTTCCGGGTGCCGCCGGAATCCTGCCTGCTCATCGACGACCTCGGCGCCAACTGCGCCGCGGCCCGGGTGCTCGGCTGGCAGACAATCGAGCACACCACCGTCGCCGACACCCTCGACGTGGTGCACCGACTGGTTTTCGAACGGCACTGA
- a CDS encoding YiiD C-terminal domain-containing protein, translating into MTSTSAPATPPATQPAGAGAGGSGPFSIFGPATADPSAPDFARICEIANAIVPFRRFVGIDITQVDPDHSVVEIPARPDLTNQLGTVHAGALFLAADLAGAAAVAGAMAARLSRFESLVVRNARSSFRRPARGRIRAIGMVDEREARRVLAGTGPERFDLDVRAVLYDDDDVIVARFGFDYVCAIGGD; encoded by the coding sequence ATGACATCGACATCCGCACCTGCCACGCCGCCCGCGACCCAGCCGGCCGGCGCCGGGGCCGGCGGATCCGGGCCGTTCTCCATCTTCGGCCCGGCGACGGCCGATCCGTCGGCACCGGACTTCGCGCGGATCTGCGAGATCGCCAACGCGATCGTGCCGTTCCGCCGGTTCGTGGGCATTGACATCACCCAGGTGGACCCCGACCACTCGGTCGTGGAGATCCCCGCCCGGCCCGATCTCACCAACCAGCTCGGCACCGTGCACGCGGGCGCGCTGTTCCTGGCCGCCGACCTCGCCGGGGCGGCCGCCGTCGCCGGGGCGATGGCGGCGCGGCTGAGCCGGTTCGAGAGCCTCGTCGTGCGCAACGCCCGCTCGTCCTTCCGCCGGCCCGCCCGCGGACGCATCCGGGCGATCGGCATGGTCGACGAGCGGGAGGCGCGCCGCGTCCTCGCCGGTACCGGGCCCGAGCGGTTCGACCTCGACGTGCGCGCCGTGCTCTACGACGACGACGACGTGATCGTGGCCCGCTTCGGCTTCGACTACGTCTGCGCGATCGGCGGCGACTGA
- a CDS encoding NAD(P)/FAD-dependent oxidoreductase: MYDVIVVGARCAGSPLAMLLARQGHRVLVVDRSTFPSDTVSTHYMHQTGLARLRDWGLLDRLIASGVPPIRNLTFYYTGMLVEGFADPIEGIDAVYCPRRTVLDKLLVDAAREAGAEVIEGFTVTDLLFDAGRVTGIRGQVGDGPEQEFRSAFVVGADGRTSTVADKVGADFYKVVPAEGFIYYSYFEGLDWAMQHRTGLGEQQFGTWPTNDGQHLLSIIRPRAAFSEFRADVEGSFQAIFDNVLPELGEDLRARGKRVEEFRPMRYPDNYYRRSNGPGWALVGDAGYHKDPFTGWGITDAFLQAQLLADRLHAGLAGERTLDDAAAEYVKIRDEESHGTFELTCTLSKLVLPPFLDSVFNATAASPRYIKKFFAMIAGGADGHDFFERDSLAELYEEVGTPADKRLLPAA, translated from the coding sequence ATGTACGACGTCATCGTGGTCGGTGCCCGCTGCGCCGGATCGCCGCTGGCCATGCTGCTGGCCCGCCAGGGCCACCGGGTCCTGGTCGTGGACCGGTCGACCTTTCCCAGCGACACCGTGTCGACCCACTACATGCACCAGACGGGGCTGGCCCGGCTGCGTGACTGGGGCCTGCTGGACCGGCTGATCGCCAGCGGGGTGCCGCCGATCCGCAACCTGACCTTCTACTACACCGGCATGCTCGTCGAGGGCTTCGCCGACCCGATCGAGGGCATCGACGCGGTGTACTGCCCGCGGCGCACCGTCCTGGACAAGCTGCTGGTCGACGCCGCCCGCGAGGCCGGCGCCGAGGTGATCGAAGGCTTCACGGTCACCGACCTGCTGTTCGACGCCGGGCGGGTGACCGGCATCCGCGGGCAGGTCGGCGACGGGCCCGAGCAGGAGTTCCGCTCCGCGTTCGTGGTCGGCGCGGACGGTCGGACGTCCACCGTGGCGGACAAGGTCGGCGCCGACTTCTACAAGGTCGTGCCGGCGGAGGGCTTCATCTACTACTCGTACTTCGAGGGCCTGGACTGGGCGATGCAGCACCGGACCGGCCTCGGCGAGCAGCAGTTCGGCACCTGGCCGACGAACGACGGCCAGCACCTGCTGTCGATCATCCGGCCGCGCGCCGCCTTCAGCGAGTTCCGCGCCGACGTCGAGGGCAGCTTCCAGGCGATCTTCGACAACGTGCTGCCGGAGCTCGGCGAGGACCTGCGGGCCCGAGGCAAGCGGGTGGAGGAGTTCCGCCCGATGCGCTACCCGGACAACTACTACCGGCGCTCGAACGGGCCCGGCTGGGCGCTGGTCGGCGACGCCGGCTACCACAAGGACCCGTTCACCGGCTGGGGCATCACCGACGCCTTCCTGCAGGCGCAGCTGCTGGCCGACCGCCTGCACGCGGGCCTGGCCGGCGAGCGGACGCTCGACGACGCCGCCGCCGAGTACGTCAAGATCCGTGACGAGGAGAGCCACGGGACGTTCGAGCTGACCTGCACGCTGTCCAAGCTCGTCCTGCCGCCCTTCCTGGACTCGGTCTTCAACGCCACCGCGGCCAGCCCCCGGTACATCAAGAAGTTCTTCGCCATGATCGCCGGCGGCGCCGACGGTCACGACTTCTTCGAGCGCGACAGCCTCGCCGAGCTTTACGAGGAGGTCGGGACGCCGGCCGACAAGCGCCTGCTGCCGGCCGCCTGA
- a CDS encoding SGNH/GDSL hydrolase family protein yields MTRARLTVLGDSFAEGRGDPRPDGSYGGWVPLFADLFAVPRGGHRNLGTHQATTSDILHRQVPAALVNKATMIGFIGGVNDLVSDYDPDRFARNLEAILRRLAGPDTVLFTATYPDIPGNLDIPAPFRALLRDRFARANEDLTRAATAVGAVCLDIAAAAEWRGPALWDPDGLHPNPRGHRHFADTMADFVGLHTGMAPVGREPVGAGAGAGLLSY; encoded by the coding sequence GTGACCCGGGCCCGGCTGACCGTGCTCGGCGACAGCTTCGCCGAGGGCCGCGGCGACCCGCGGCCGGACGGCTCGTACGGCGGCTGGGTGCCGCTGTTCGCCGACCTGTTCGCCGTCCCGCGCGGCGGCCACCGCAACCTCGGCACCCACCAGGCCACCACATCCGACATCCTGCACCGGCAGGTCCCGGCCGCCCTGGTCAACAAGGCCACCATGATCGGCTTCATCGGTGGTGTGAACGACCTGGTCAGCGACTACGACCCCGATCGCTTCGCGCGCAACCTGGAGGCGATCCTGCGCCGGCTCGCCGGCCCGGACACCGTCCTGTTCACCGCCACCTACCCCGACATCCCCGGCAACCTCGACATCCCCGCGCCGTTCCGGGCCCTGCTGCGCGACCGCTTCGCCCGCGCGAACGAGGACCTGACCCGGGCCGCCACGGCCGTCGGCGCGGTCTGCCTCGACATCGCGGCCGCGGCCGAATGGCGCGGGCCGGCGTTGTGGGATCCCGACGGGCTGCACCCGAACCCGCGCGGGCACCGCCACTTCGCCGACACCATGGCCGACTTCGTCGGCCTGCACACGGGCATGGCGCCGGTCGGGCGCGAACCCGTCGGCGCCGGCGCGGGGGCCGGCCTCCTGTCCTACTGA